From Halomicrobium salinisoli, the proteins below share one genomic window:
- a CDS encoding TRAP transporter permease produces MSDDSAQTDVETEELLQEIERKRSVRGWLAVAVAAIGILYSAYQMWFAARGFEFAATLPVVGEVELATLQLLQLNAVHVGFALVLAFLLYPPTTGDGPVSRRLATLSETSHDRVGRDHPVSRVIDGLGGGLSWFLADPDADRVTPLDYLLIAITGLAVAYFITDFDEIQQMRALGLEAGRPIQEVFAFLEPIAGLLGPLADTSYAFVLGVVGVLMVLEATRRAISLYLMIIVAAFVVYARWGHYIPQDAVYVGVLSIPELSWASIVQNLWYNTENGVFGIPVTVSVQFIYIFILFGAFLEMSGAGQWFIDLAYAATGDRKGGPAKASILASGFMGTISGSSIANTVTTGAFTIPLMKRSGYRPEFAGAVEASASSGGQILPPVMGAAAFLIVQYTATPFADVIVAAAIPAIVFFFGVWVMVHFEAGRTNIGGLATEDLVDLSDHLRAGWFYLAPIVMLLYFLIVVRLSVARSAWYTLLAIVALLSLVAAYSDETRGRLAAILGGVVLAEFLAHLLTGVGVVGALTGAGTGGTSPAAAAGAVLGTLGWYAIGAGVLTVATRPHLAAPLLNLDPQVDEAVAATGDVVGRPSLRDNELARLVGFVLKSMDAGARTAVPVVVAVAAAGVIPGVISVSGLGPNLVALIRAVAGDSLVLLLLITAFASIVLGMGMPTTVTYIILVSMLGTALTGFGIPELAAHLFILYFGVIADITPPVAVAAYAASGVAKSDAFQTGIEAFSLSLNKAIVPFAFVLTPGIVLLREVTVEGETEYRVARLADLGDVGWLVPEVAIPVAGVFLGVVALAGTVIGYVYTDVGPGSRTALAVSSLLLMAPGLLVSGLYDVLELVGVGGGEVTLTVDLALRGVGLVLFAALLARNRHRATRAATAGTEADAAS; encoded by the coding sequence ATGAGTGACGACAGCGCGCAGACGGACGTCGAGACGGAGGAACTGCTCCAGGAGATCGAACGCAAGCGCAGCGTCCGCGGGTGGCTGGCGGTCGCCGTCGCGGCGATCGGCATCCTCTATTCGGCCTACCAGATGTGGTTCGCCGCGCGGGGCTTCGAGTTCGCCGCCACGCTCCCCGTCGTCGGCGAGGTCGAACTGGCCACGCTCCAGTTGCTGCAGCTCAACGCCGTCCACGTCGGGTTCGCGCTGGTGCTCGCCTTCCTGCTGTACCCGCCGACGACCGGCGACGGGCCCGTCTCGCGGCGGCTGGCGACGCTTTCCGAGACCAGCCACGACAGGGTCGGGCGCGACCACCCCGTCTCGCGCGTCATCGACGGTCTCGGCGGCGGGCTGTCGTGGTTCCTCGCCGATCCCGACGCCGATCGGGTCACGCCCCTCGATTACCTCCTGATCGCGATCACCGGGCTGGCGGTGGCGTACTTCATCACCGACTTCGACGAGATCCAGCAGATGCGCGCGCTGGGGCTGGAGGCGGGCCGTCCGATCCAGGAGGTGTTCGCGTTCCTGGAGCCGATCGCCGGCCTGCTGGGGCCGCTGGCCGATACCTCCTACGCGTTCGTGCTGGGCGTCGTCGGCGTGCTCATGGTGCTGGAGGCGACCCGCCGGGCGATCAGCCTCTACCTGATGATCATCGTCGCGGCGTTCGTCGTCTACGCCCGCTGGGGCCACTACATCCCGCAGGACGCCGTCTACGTCGGGGTGCTGTCGATCCCCGAGCTCTCGTGGGCGTCGATCGTCCAGAACCTCTGGTACAACACGGAGAACGGGGTGTTCGGCATCCCGGTGACCGTCTCCGTGCAGTTCATCTACATCTTCATCCTCTTCGGCGCGTTCCTGGAGATGTCCGGCGCGGGCCAGTGGTTCATCGACCTGGCCTACGCCGCGACGGGCGACCGGAAGGGCGGCCCCGCGAAGGCGAGCATCCTCGCCTCGGGCTTCATGGGCACCATCTCGGGCTCCTCGATCGCCAACACGGTCACGACCGGGGCCTTCACCATCCCGCTGATGAAGCGGTCGGGTTACCGGCCGGAGTTCGCCGGGGCGGTCGAGGCCTCCGCCTCGTCGGGCGGCCAGATCCTCCCGCCGGTGATGGGTGCCGCGGCCTTCCTCATCGTCCAGTACACCGCCACGCCCTTCGCGGACGTCATCGTCGCGGCGGCCATCCCGGCGATCGTCTTCTTCTTCGGCGTCTGGGTGATGGTCCACTTCGAGGCCGGCCGGACGAACATCGGAGGGCTCGCCACCGAGGACCTCGTGGACCTGAGCGACCACCTGCGGGCGGGCTGGTTCTACCTCGCGCCGATCGTCATGCTGCTGTACTTCCTGATCGTCGTCCGCCTGTCGGTGGCCCGCTCGGCCTGGTACACGCTGCTGGCCATCGTGGCGCTGCTCTCGCTGGTCGCGGCCTACAGCGACGAGACGCGGGGCCGGCTCGCAGCGATCCTCGGCGGCGTCGTCCTCGCGGAGTTCCTCGCGCACCTGCTGACCGGCGTCGGCGTCGTCGGCGCGCTGACCGGGGCCGGCACCGGCGGAACCTCGCCTGCAGCGGCCGCCGGCGCCGTCCTCGGGACGCTCGGCTGGTACGCCATCGGCGCCGGCGTCCTCACCGTCGCGACGCGGCCGCACCTCGCCGCGCCGCTGTTGAACCTCGACCCGCAGGTCGACGAGGCCGTCGCGGCCACCGGCGACGTCGTCGGCCGGCCGTCCCTGCGCGACAACGAGCTCGCCCGGCTGGTCGGGTTCGTCCTGAAGTCGATGGACGCGGGCGCGCGGACGGCGGTCCCGGTCGTCGTCGCCGTCGCCGCTGCGGGCGTCATCCCGGGCGTGATCAGCGTCTCCGGGCTCGGCCCGAACCTCGTCGCGCTCATCCGCGCGGTCGCGGGCGACTCGCTGGTGCTCCTGCTGTTGATCACCGCGTTCGCCTCGATCGTCCTCGGGATGGGGATGCCGACCACCGTCACCTACATCATCCTCGTCTCGATGCTCGGGACCGCGCTGACGGGCTTCGGCATCCCCGAGCTGGCGGCGCACCTGTTCATCCTCTACTTCGGCGTCATCGCCGACATCACGCCGCCGGTGGCCGTCGCGGCCTACGCGGCCTCCGGGGTGGCCAAGTCCGACGCCTTCCAGACGGGCATCGAGGCCTTCTCGCTGTCGCTGAACAAGGCCATCGTGCCCTTCGCGTTCGTCCTGACGCCGGGCATCGTCCTCCTGCGGGAGGTGACCGTCGAGGGCGAGACCGAGTACCGCGTCGCCCGGCTGGCCGACCTCGGCGACGTCGGCTGGCTCGTCCCCGAGGTGGCGATCCCGGTCGCCGGCGTGTTCCTCGGCGTCGTCGCGCTGGCCGGGACCGTCATCGGATACGTCTACACCGACGTCGGCCCCGGGTCGCGGACCGCGCTCGCGGTCAGTTCCCTGCTCCTGATGGCGCCCGGACTGTTGGTCTCGGGGCTGTACGACGTGCTGGAACTCGTCGGCGTCGGCGGCGGCGAGGTGACGCTGACCGTCGACCTCGCGCTGCGGGGCGTCGGCCTGGTCCTGTTCGCCGCGCTGCTGGCGCGCAACCGCCACCGTGCGACGCGGGCGGCGACCGCCGGGACCGAGGCCGACGCGGCCTCGTGA
- a CDS encoding TrmB family transcriptional regulator, whose product MSESQLRDALSAFGLSEKEVDAYLAVVRRGEATTRAVSAAADVSQSYVYEVAGELARRGLVTVDESETPTLLRARPPEEVVDALSMRVSELESAVGDLYSEPGRSGPGFEVIRSHRTVRRRARSHVDRAEHDVFCLVPADSFDAVREQLAAAVARGVDVYCLLAGPAAESLVDGLGDPGEYATVVRTWDGSPPAFVLRDGDAGVLASSGMLRGRSSEDYAVAFDQPEVASGFFGNYVSNVWPMGTQRFVAEPPALPATFDYYRTGVTAAALHQTAGHDLRADLKGIEVASGDDHDFEDVRVREVRQSLVEPTTYTFPTESAFVVETDDGLASVGGLTSGLGPYYEEYAVQRVTLYRE is encoded by the coding sequence ATGAGCGAGTCCCAGCTCCGGGACGCGCTGTCGGCCTTCGGGCTCTCCGAGAAGGAGGTCGACGCGTACCTGGCAGTGGTCCGACGGGGTGAGGCGACCACGCGGGCGGTCTCGGCGGCGGCGGACGTCTCCCAGAGCTACGTCTACGAGGTCGCCGGCGAACTGGCCAGGCGGGGGCTGGTCACCGTCGACGAGAGCGAGACGCCGACCCTGCTGCGGGCCCGCCCGCCGGAGGAGGTGGTCGACGCGCTGTCGATGCGCGTCTCGGAACTGGAATCTGCGGTCGGGGACCTCTACAGCGAACCCGGCCGGTCCGGCCCCGGCTTCGAGGTGATCCGCTCCCACCGGACGGTGCGTCGCCGCGCCCGGAGCCACGTCGACCGGGCAGAGCACGACGTCTTCTGTCTCGTCCCCGCCGACTCGTTCGACGCCGTCCGCGAGCAACTGGCGGCGGCGGTCGCCCGCGGCGTCGACGTCTACTGCCTGCTGGCGGGCCCCGCGGCGGAGTCGCTGGTCGACGGCCTCGGTGACCCGGGCGAGTACGCCACCGTCGTCAGGACCTGGGACGGCAGCCCGCCGGCGTTCGTCCTCCGCGACGGCGACGCCGGCGTGCTGGCCTCCAGCGGGATGCTCCGCGGACGGAGCAGCGAGGACTACGCCGTCGCCTTCGACCAGCCCGAGGTGGCCAGCGGCTTCTTCGGTAACTACGTCAGCAACGTCTGGCCGATGGGCACCCAGCGGTTCGTCGCCGAACCGCCCGCGCTCCCCGCCACCTTCGACTACTACCGCACCGGCGTGACCGCGGCGGCGCTCCACCAGACCGCCGGCCACGACCTGCGGGCGGACCTGAAGGGCATCGAGGTCGCGTCCGGCGACGACCACGACTTCGAGGACGTCCGCGTCCGGGAGGTCCGCCAGAGCCTCGTCGAACCGACGACCTACACCTTCCCCACCGAGAGCGCGTTCGTCGTCGAGACCGACGACGGCCTCGCCAGCGTCGGCGGCCTCACCTCCGGGCTCGGGCCCTACTACGAGGAGTACGCCGTCCAGCGAGTGACGCTGTACCGAGAGTGA
- the hisB gene encoding imidazoleglycerol-phosphate dehydratase HisB yields MTDRTAAVTRETAETAIEVTLDVDGDGDATVDTGIGFFDHMLTSFATHGLFDLTVDCDGDLEIDDHHTVEDVAITLGEALAEALGEKRAIRRFADRKVPLDEAVAGVVVDVSGRPYFAFDGEFSQDAVGGLTSHMAKHFCRSLATNAGLTLHVEVDGENAHHEIEALFKGLARALDDATRIDERRSDVASTKGEL; encoded by the coding sequence ATGACTGACCGGACCGCCGCCGTCACCCGCGAGACCGCGGAGACGGCCATCGAGGTGACGCTCGACGTCGACGGAGACGGCGACGCCACCGTGGACACCGGCATCGGCTTCTTCGATCACATGCTGACCTCGTTCGCCACCCACGGCCTGTTCGACCTGACCGTCGACTGCGACGGCGACCTGGAGATCGACGACCACCACACCGTCGAGGACGTGGCGATCACCCTCGGCGAGGCCCTCGCGGAGGCGCTGGGCGAGAAGCGCGCCATTCGGCGGTTCGCCGACCGAAAGGTGCCGCTGGACGAGGCCGTCGCCGGCGTCGTCGTCGACGTCTCCGGCCGCCCGTACTTCGCGTTCGACGGCGAGTTCTCGCAGGACGCCGTCGGCGGGCTGACCAGCCACATGGCGAAGCACTTCTGTCGCTCGCTGGCGACCAACGCCGGCCTGACGCTGCACGTCGAGGTCGACGGCGAGAACGCCCACCACGAGATCGAGGCGCTGTTCAAGGGGCTGGCGCGGGCGCTCGACGACGCCACCCGGATCGACGAGCGCCGGTCCGACGTGGCGAGCACGAAAGGCGAGCTATGA
- a CDS encoding amino acid-binding protein, whose protein sequence is MTDGGATFDEIMEKFSDSPGQQRVIRLLLERGFSVNDEGRVVSGGIEIPYTGIAREAEVDRRVVDATTAAILEDEDLRQIFQNISAIPSLMDLAPVLDLTVLTVAVDDAEGSGIVADVTAAIADHDITIRQVISEDPEFTDEPVLYVITDEDLPGGLINEIREMGFVRRIELE, encoded by the coding sequence ATGACCGACGGCGGCGCGACGTTCGACGAGATCATGGAGAAGTTCTCCGACTCGCCCGGGCAACAGCGGGTCATCCGCCTGCTGCTGGAGCGGGGCTTCTCCGTCAACGACGAGGGCCGGGTCGTCTCCGGCGGGATCGAGATCCCCTACACGGGCATCGCCCGGGAGGCGGAGGTCGACCGCCGCGTCGTGGACGCCACGACCGCGGCCATCCTCGAGGACGAGGACCTCCGGCAGATCTTCCAGAACATCTCGGCCATCCCGAGCCTGATGGACCTGGCGCCCGTGCTGGACCTGACCGTGCTGACCGTCGCCGTCGACGACGCCGAGGGGTCGGGCATCGTCGCCGACGTCACCGCGGCCATCGCCGACCACGACATCACGATCCGGCAGGTCATCTCCGAGGACCCCGAGTTCACCGACGAACCCGTCCTCTACGTCATCACCGACGAGGACCTGCCCGGCGGGCTGATCAACGAGATCCGCGAGATGGGGTTCGTGCGGCGGATCGAACTGGAGTAA
- a CDS encoding MFS transporter, whose translation MTESNRRAWTAAIFATMALTGAAMMARGPIIPHLGTTFGAPEWQLGLIAPAGTAGYLVVISVVGFGAGHLDPRRFVLLGMVGSVVCLLAMAVAPLLAVFLLAVLVRGTMNGVVRGLNRPLLSHFYPERRGRVYSYYDMTWAAGAVVGPLAVVGAVALGNWRLAYVGMAAVMVALAVAVWRLDAPDVESEEEPIDWGEVLALLRRPEIVAMIAAMFFATGVEGGLFTWLPTYAEGELPPSLAGITLSVMIAGYVPGRFVYGRLADRVGYLPLLVGILLLLVPAFWAFLAADGPRLLAAVAAVGALISGVYPLLLSYATEAVPHHSGPVTALAAVSSSLGVGIVPAVMGGVISGSNVGAAMRLLLGPIVLALVVLVVARVAERRRDRAEATA comes from the coding sequence GTGACGGAGTCGAACCGGCGCGCCTGGACGGCGGCCATCTTCGCGACGATGGCGCTGACCGGCGCGGCGATGATGGCCCGCGGTCCGATCATCCCGCACCTCGGGACGACCTTCGGCGCACCCGAGTGGCAACTGGGCCTGATCGCGCCGGCGGGGACGGCCGGCTACCTGGTCGTCATCTCGGTCGTCGGCTTCGGCGCCGGCCACCTCGACCCCCGCAGGTTCGTCCTGCTGGGGATGGTCGGCAGCGTCGTCTGCCTGCTCGCGATGGCCGTCGCGCCGCTGCTGGCCGTCTTCCTCCTGGCCGTCCTCGTTCGCGGGACGATGAACGGCGTCGTCCGCGGGCTGAACCGACCGCTGCTCTCGCACTTCTACCCCGAGCGCCGCGGCCGGGTGTACAGCTACTACGACATGACCTGGGCCGCCGGCGCGGTGGTCGGCCCGCTGGCCGTCGTCGGCGCCGTCGCGCTGGGCAACTGGCGGCTCGCGTACGTCGGCATGGCCGCCGTCATGGTCGCCCTGGCCGTCGCCGTCTGGCGCCTCGACGCTCCCGACGTCGAGAGCGAGGAGGAGCCCATCGACTGGGGCGAGGTGCTCGCCCTCCTGCGCCGGCCGGAGATCGTCGCCATGATCGCGGCGATGTTCTTCGCCACCGGCGTCGAGGGCGGCCTGTTCACCTGGCTGCCCACCTACGCCGAGGGCGAGCTGCCGCCGTCGCTGGCGGGGATCACGCTCTCGGTGATGATCGCCGGCTACGTCCCCGGCCGGTTCGTCTACGGCCGCCTCGCGGACCGGGTCGGCTACCTCCCGCTGCTGGTCGGCATCCTCCTCCTGCTTGTGCCCGCCTTCTGGGCCTTCCTGGCCGCGGACGGTCCCCGGCTGCTGGCCGCCGTCGCGGCCGTCGGCGCGCTCATCTCCGGCGTCTACCCGCTCCTCCTGTCCTACGCCACCGAGGCCGTCCCGCACCACAGCGGTCCGGTCACGGCGCTGGCCGCCGTCTCGTCGTCGCTCGGCGTCGGCATCGTCCCCGCGGTCATGGGCGGCGTGATCAGCGGCTCGAACGTCGGCGCCGCCATGCGCCTGCTGCTCGGCCCCATCGTCCTCGCGCTGGTCGTCCTCGTCGTCGCCCGCGTGGCCGAGCGCCGCCGCGACCGCGCCGAGGCGACCGCCTGA
- a CDS encoding DUF1850 domain-containing protein — protein MSRIRVVVALAVLLALAGVAAAVPGERVLVVADTETGERYLTVPVENDTRVALEYTHSVEQSRVYDGYRVRGERLEMTRMEFESYGWGLPADANVTLRNGTFVYDPDGNVTTLTVEPGRIAGHDLLVGDRRYDLVNVSDARTVDVSVERRSTLGAAADRFQSHE, from the coding sequence ATGTCCCGGATTCGCGTCGTCGTTGCCCTGGCCGTCCTGCTCGCGCTGGCCGGCGTCGCCGCGGCGGTCCCGGGAGAGCGGGTCCTCGTCGTGGCCGACACCGAGACGGGCGAGCGGTATCTGACGGTTCCCGTCGAGAACGACACTCGCGTCGCCCTCGAGTACACCCACAGCGTCGAGCAGTCCCGCGTCTACGACGGCTACCGCGTCCGCGGCGAGCGCCTCGAGATGACCCGCATGGAGTTCGAGTCCTACGGCTGGGGGCTGCCCGCCGACGCGAACGTCACCCTCCGGAACGGGACCTTCGTGTACGACCCGGACGGGAACGTGACGACGCTGACCGTCGAACCAGGGCGGATCGCCGGGCACGACCTGCTCGTGGGCGACCGCAGGTACGACCTCGTGAACGTGAGCGACGCCCGGACGGTGGACGTCTCCGTCGAGCGGCGCTCTACGCTGGGGGCCGCAGCCGATCGATTCCAGAGCCATGAGTGA
- the upp gene encoding uracil phosphoribosyltransferase, translating to MTIEDRDEASVVTHALARDELSNLRDVETEQVAFRKGLVRLGRICGYEIIDGRMETEYVSIQTPLTDTMGERVKGLDDVVIVNVLRAATPFVEGLLKAFPRARQGVISASRDEEAGMTEDGSFPITVDYVKLPEIRPEDTVIVADPMLATGSTMEAVLEEILSGPQPEDLIVLSAVAAPPGLVRLNEAFPDVELLTVSIDEKLDDDGYIVPGLGDAGDRAFRTT from the coding sequence ATGACGATCGAGGACCGCGACGAAGCGTCCGTGGTGACGCACGCGCTTGCGCGAGACGAACTCTCGAACCTCCGGGACGTCGAGACCGAGCAGGTCGCGTTCCGGAAGGGGCTGGTCCGCCTCGGGCGGATCTGCGGCTACGAGATCATCGACGGCCGGATGGAGACGGAGTACGTCTCGATACAGACGCCGCTGACCGACACGATGGGCGAGCGGGTCAAGGGACTGGACGACGTCGTCATCGTGAACGTCCTGCGGGCGGCGACGCCGTTCGTCGAGGGCCTGCTGAAGGCCTTCCCGCGGGCCCGCCAGGGCGTCATCTCCGCCAGCCGCGACGAGGAGGCCGGGATGACCGAGGACGGCTCCTTCCCCATCACCGTCGACTACGTGAAGCTGCCCGAGATCCGCCCCGAGGACACCGTCATCGTCGCCGACCCGATGCTCGCCACCGGGAGTACCATGGAGGCAGTCCTCGAGGAGATCCTGTCGGGCCCCCAGCCGGAGGACCTGATCGTGCTCTCGGCGGTCGCCGCGCCGCCGGGCCTGGTCCGCCTCAACGAGGCGTTCCCCGACGTGGAGCTGCTGACCGTCTCCATCGACGAGAAGCTCGACGACGACGGCTACATCGTCCCCGGCCTGGGCGACGCCGGCGACCGCGCGTTCCGCACGACTTAA
- a CDS encoding YihY/virulence factor BrkB family protein: MYRRALALGRAVLAEARAERLTFMAGSIAYHAFVSLLPFMLVVLLLVSTVEDQATAVEVLTAMGTYLSPNANELVTQTVREATEQTSLSLLGLGVLLWGAIKIFRSLDEAFSSIYDVTREKGLVDSFTDAVVALLAVGVGLGVAGLIGTVVTFDGGPVGGPLNRIVSTVSLTVVFLPLFYLFPDEDVTVREVLPGTALAAVGWTLLEFLFRYYVAVASVGERYGVFGTIILLVTWLYFSGFVLLLGAALNAVIAGRSADVSESGWGVNEEARAAAPFTEPLERLDAALDDGEELSDALADVAADLPSPDEHEVRIAAPDRPEALGGDEVEGTLRLRWVYGRAVEGKAEEREVPTPDSD; encoded by the coding sequence ATGTACCGGCGAGCGCTCGCGCTGGGCAGGGCCGTCCTGGCAGAGGCCCGCGCGGAGCGGCTGACGTTCATGGCCGGGAGCATCGCCTACCACGCGTTCGTCTCGCTGCTGCCGTTCATGCTGGTCGTCCTCCTGCTCGTCTCGACCGTCGAGGACCAGGCGACGGCCGTCGAGGTGCTGACGGCGATGGGGACCTACCTCTCCCCGAACGCGAACGAACTCGTGACCCAGACCGTCCGGGAGGCGACCGAGCAGACGAGCCTGTCGCTGCTCGGCCTCGGCGTGCTCCTGTGGGGCGCGATCAAGATCTTCCGCAGCCTCGACGAGGCCTTCTCCAGCATCTACGACGTCACGCGGGAGAAGGGGCTGGTGGACTCGTTCACCGACGCCGTCGTCGCCCTCCTGGCGGTCGGGGTCGGCCTCGGCGTCGCGGGCCTGATCGGCACGGTCGTCACCTTCGACGGCGGACCGGTCGGCGGCCCGCTGAACCGGATCGTGTCGACGGTGAGCCTCACCGTCGTCTTCCTGCCGCTGTTCTACCTCTTCCCCGACGAGGACGTCACCGTCCGCGAGGTGCTGCCCGGGACGGCGCTGGCCGCCGTCGGCTGGACGCTCCTGGAGTTCCTCTTCCGGTACTACGTCGCCGTCGCCAGCGTCGGCGAGCGCTACGGCGTGTTCGGGACGATCATCCTGCTCGTGACGTGGCTGTACTTCAGCGGGTTCGTCCTGCTGCTCGGTGCCGCGCTGAACGCCGTCATCGCCGGCCGGTCGGCCGACGTCTCCGAGAGCGGGTGGGGCGTCAACGAGGAGGCGCGGGCGGCCGCGCCCTTCACCGAACCGCTGGAGCGACTCGACGCGGCGCTCGACGACGGCGAGGAGCTGTCGGACGCCCTCGCTGACGTCGCCGCGGACCTCCCGTCGCCCGACGAGCACGAGGTCCGGATCGCGGCGCCGGACCGCCCGGAGGCGCTGGGCGGCGACGAGGTGGAGGGGACGCTCCGCCTGCGGTGGGTGTACGGCCGCGCCGTCGAGGGCAAAGCCGAAGAACGGGAGGTCCCAACCCCCGACAGTGACTGA
- the hisA gene encoding 1-(5-phosphoribosyl)-5-[(5-phosphoribosylamino)methylideneamino]imidazole-4-carboxamide isomerase, translating into MFPEFAVIPAVDMQDGQVVQLVGGERGTERTYGDPVEAARRWVEAGAETLHLVDLDGAFEGERANAPAIESILDARDRWAAGEDSPVGEAVEVDVQLGGGIRTAADATDLLSAGVDRVILGTAAVEEPEIVERISDDHPGTVMVSLDAKDGEVVVSGWTEGTGLDPAEAAGRYEDLGAGAILFTDVDVEGRLEGVRTDPVRRVVEAVDVPVVASGGVATIDDVRSLRAAGASAVVVGSALYEGQFTLEEAQAAVE; encoded by the coding sequence ATGTTTCCGGAGTTTGCGGTGATCCCGGCGGTGGACATGCAGGACGGGCAGGTCGTCCAGCTGGTCGGCGGGGAGCGCGGGACGGAACGGACCTACGGCGACCCCGTCGAGGCGGCCCGGCGGTGGGTCGAGGCGGGCGCGGAGACGCTGCACCTCGTCGACCTCGACGGCGCCTTCGAGGGCGAGCGGGCGAACGCGCCGGCCATCGAGTCGATCCTCGACGCCCGGGATCGCTGGGCGGCGGGCGAGGACTCGCCCGTCGGCGAGGCGGTCGAGGTCGACGTGCAACTGGGCGGCGGCATCCGGACCGCCGCGGACGCCACGGACCTCCTGTCGGCGGGCGTCGACCGGGTGATCCTGGGCACGGCGGCCGTCGAGGAACCGGAGATCGTCGAGCGGATCAGCGACGACCACCCCGGCACCGTGATGGTCAGCCTCGACGCGAAGGACGGCGAGGTCGTCGTCTCGGGGTGGACCGAGGGGACGGGACTGGACCCGGCCGAGGCCGCGGGCCGCTACGAGGACCTCGGCGCGGGCGCGATCCTGTTCACCGACGTCGACGTCGAGGGGCGACTGGAGGGCGTGCGCACCGACCCCGTCCGCCGGGTGGTCGAGGCGGTCGACGTCCCCGTCGTCGCCAGCGGCGGCGTGGCGACGATCGACGACGTCCGGTCGCTGCGGGCGGCCGGCGCGAGCGCGGTCGTCGTGGGATCGGCCCTCTACGAGGGGCAGTTCACGCTCGAGGAGGCGCAGGCCGCCGTGGAATAA
- a CDS encoding IMPACT family protein, with protein sequence MTDEGYRTVAGPGEARFEVRGSEFIGHVRPARDVDAAESFVERVGEEYADATHNVPAYRVRADPFREYASDDGEPSGSAGKPALNVLQQREVENVVAVVTRYYGGTNLGVGGLARAYSRAVKEGVDDAGVTTERPHERFAVAVDYDDSGSVRSVLESDGADFEAAYEERVTFDVRVPVDDAPALRERIASATSGRAAIGDAGDG encoded by the coding sequence GTGACTGACGAGGGCTACAGGACCGTCGCGGGCCCCGGTGAGGCCCGCTTCGAGGTGCGCGGCTCGGAGTTCATCGGCCACGTCCGCCCCGCACGGGACGTCGACGCGGCCGAGTCGTTCGTCGAGCGCGTCGGCGAGGAGTACGCCGACGCGACCCACAACGTCCCGGCCTACCGCGTCCGCGCGGACCCCTTCCGCGAGTACGCCAGCGACGACGGCGAACCCTCCGGCAGCGCCGGCAAGCCCGCGCTGAACGTCCTCCAGCAGCGCGAGGTCGAGAACGTCGTCGCCGTCGTCACGCGCTACTACGGCGGGACGAACCTCGGCGTCGGCGGCCTCGCGCGGGCCTACTCCCGGGCGGTCAAGGAGGGCGTCGACGACGCCGGCGTGACGACCGAGCGCCCCCACGAGCGGTTCGCCGTCGCGGTCGACTACGACGACTCCGGCAGCGTTCGGTCGGTCCTGGAGAGCGACGGCGCCGACTTCGAGGCCGCCTACGAGGAGCGGGTCACCTTCGACGTCCGCGTCCCGGTCGACGACGCGCCGGCGCTCCGGGAGCGCATCGCCAGCGCGACGAGCGGGCGGGCGGCGATCGGTGACGCCGGGGACGGGTGA